In uncultured Fibrobacter sp., a single genomic region encodes these proteins:
- a CDS encoding lysylphosphatidylglycerol synthase transmembrane domain-containing protein, giving the protein MQDVNQKKWVKMLFTAVKIAVTVGGITYIFMKIPFFDAISHWKATTLPWLLLILFLTVILMAIQANRWRGLLLEKGEKVKFRTFYAYIALGYFFNNLLPSGFGGDAVKTIAFGRKFGDTANSVAAIAISRVMGLLAMFLSFFIAFPFVMIQYNIPKSYTITVSIIAIIATGIIFGGLFSDKIKIPEIVSNKVPFLLKLQQAFAIYRKYPKAFLLSGLDSIWLQIVTIIIHYAYFRAVGVDVDIAVITVFTTIMVTFTMLPISINGIGIRENVQVSLYTGLLGIPADIVLASTLLSYLPLLFQASQGAVVMAVGGRR; this is encoded by the coding sequence ATGCAAGACGTCAACCAAAAAAAATGGGTAAAAATGCTGTTCACAGCAGTAAAAATTGCTGTTACAGTCGGTGGAATCACCTACATATTCATGAAAATCCCGTTTTTTGACGCCATTAGCCACTGGAAAGCCACTACACTCCCCTGGTTGCTCCTTATTTTATTCTTGACAGTCATTCTAATGGCAATTCAAGCCAACCGCTGGCGCGGGCTCCTGCTCGAAAAAGGGGAAAAAGTCAAATTTCGGACATTTTACGCATATATTGCACTAGGATACTTTTTCAACAACCTTCTTCCTAGCGGTTTTGGAGGGGATGCCGTCAAAACAATCGCTTTTGGCCGTAAATTCGGGGACACGGCAAATTCTGTAGCCGCCATAGCCATTTCGCGTGTCATGGGGCTTCTCGCCATGTTCCTTAGCTTTTTCATCGCGTTTCCCTTCGTGATGATTCAATACAACATCCCCAAATCGTACACGATTACCGTAAGCATTATCGCAATTATTGCCACAGGAATCATCTTCGGTGGCCTGTTTTCAGACAAGATAAAGATACCCGAAATCGTATCAAACAAGGTTCCATTCCTGCTCAAACTGCAACAAGCTTTCGCCATCTACAGGAAATACCCCAAGGCGTTCCTCCTATCGGGGTTAGATTCCATTTGGCTTCAAATTGTCACCATCATCATCCACTATGCCTATTTCCGCGCAGTAGGAGTCGATGTGGACATCGCTGTCATTACGGTTTTCACCACCATCATGGTGACCTTTACCATGCTCCCCATTTCAATCAACGGAATTGGCATTCGCGAAAACGTGCAGGTAAGCCTATACACCGGGTTGCTCGGCATCCCAGCCGACATCGTTCTCGCATCGACGTTGCTCAGCTACTTGCCCCTGCTGTTCCAAGCATCGCAAGGCGCAGTGGTGATGGCAGTAGGAGGTAGGAGGTAG
- a CDS encoding NAD(P)H-dependent glycerol-3-phosphate dehydrogenase, giving the protein MKVTVLGTGGWGLTLGQVVYENKCDVSFWTNSQAEVDLLSTEHQYKDKLPGVIFPADFKYTTDMNAALEGCDMVLIVVPSQFMGGVAKNLGKWTPAKGKEPVVVCATKGILEGTNQLMSEVLLENVPWLTDDKMVAFSGPSHAEEVSRHILTAIVAASVNEESAKFVQKVMSCSYLRVYSSTDIVGVELCGSVKNVIAIASGVLYGLEASGKYKIGDNSRAAILTRGQAEMCRLGKALGANPETFAGLAGMGDLIVTCLSQHSRNRYVGEHIGKGETIEQVLAGMKMVAEGVPTCKSTKALADKLGVEMPIVNAVHALLFEGKNVDDVIKAMWGRELKEEVWG; this is encoded by the coding sequence ATGAAAGTAACTGTACTTGGAACTGGTGGATGGGGCCTGACTCTTGGTCAGGTGGTTTATGAGAATAAGTGCGATGTCTCCTTCTGGACGAACTCGCAGGCCGAAGTCGATCTGCTTTCGACGGAGCACCAGTACAAGGACAAACTCCCTGGCGTGATTTTCCCGGCGGATTTCAAGTACACGACCGACATGAACGCGGCTCTTGAAGGCTGCGACATGGTGCTTATCGTGGTGCCGTCCCAGTTCATGGGCGGTGTCGCCAAAAATTTGGGCAAGTGGACCCCGGCCAAGGGCAAGGAGCCCGTGGTCGTGTGCGCGACGAAGGGCATTCTCGAAGGCACGAACCAGCTGATGAGCGAAGTGCTCCTCGAAAACGTGCCTTGGCTTACCGACGACAAGATGGTCGCTTTCAGCGGTCCGTCTCATGCCGAGGAAGTTAGCCGTCATATCCTTACGGCCATCGTGGCGGCAAGCGTGAACGAGGAATCTGCAAAATTCGTGCAGAAGGTGATGAGCTGCTCTTACCTGCGCGTTTATAGTTCTACCGACATCGTGGGTGTGGAACTCTGCGGTTCTGTGAAGAACGTGATTGCGATTGCTTCTGGCGTGCTCTACGGCCTCGAGGCGAGCGGCAAGTACAAGATTGGCGATAATTCCCGTGCCGCTATTTTGACTCGCGGCCAGGCCGAAATGTGCCGTCTGGGCAAAGCGCTCGGTGCAAATCCCGAAACGTTTGCTGGCCTTGCCGGTATGGGCGACCTTATCGTGACCTGCCTTTCGCAGCATAGCCGTAACCGCTACGTGGGCGAACACATCGGCAAGGGCGAAACCATCGAACAAGTTCTCGCTGGCATGAAGATGGTGGCTGAAGGCGTGCCCACCTGCAAGAGCACCAAGGCACTTGCCGACAAGCTCGGTGTCGAGATGCCTATCGTGAATGCCGTCCATGCGCTCCTCTTCGAGGGCAAGAATGTGGACGACGTTATCAAGGCCATGTGGGGCCGCGAACTCAAGGAAGAAGTCTGGGGATAG
- a CDS encoding glycosyltransferase family 2 protein has translation MKIDVGIINYNGGAELTACVKSLLVQSEPVRVFVFDNASMDDSIHTLRAQGLDCKIIESGKNLGYAGACNGLLENMDADIQVLCNMDLEFDPAWASNLLKCFERHPEAGSVASLVMEKSGVVNAVGVQFGPDLFAKNEASGLNIAEADVREKEVFGCYGAVMSFRKEAAVAAGKMDASFFLFFEETEWYFRHNLAGFKTVFCPDAKVYHERSMTTVRYSPRKLFYSERNRLRTAVRLLPWSDVFKLPFLGFVRYLKMAKGGVPGQSGDGKKLSKVSICTALFKAWFQAFVMLPKELLIRMKYRRQFGKVSAVVSNILKTYPVDK, from the coding sequence ATGAAAATTGATGTCGGTATAATCAATTATAATGGCGGTGCTGAACTGACAGCATGCGTCAAGAGTCTATTGGTGCAGTCGGAACCTGTACGTGTTTTTGTTTTTGACAATGCTTCAATGGACGATTCCATTCATACTTTAAGGGCCCAGGGACTTGATTGCAAAATAATCGAAAGCGGCAAAAATTTGGGCTATGCGGGCGCCTGTAACGGGCTCCTTGAAAATATGGATGCCGACATTCAGGTGCTTTGCAACATGGATTTGGAATTTGATCCCGCATGGGCTTCGAATTTGCTGAAGTGTTTTGAACGCCACCCAGAAGCGGGCTCTGTTGCAAGCCTTGTCATGGAAAAGAGCGGTGTCGTGAATGCGGTAGGGGTCCAGTTTGGGCCAGACCTTTTTGCGAAAAACGAGGCGAGTGGTTTGAATATCGCCGAAGCGGATGTGCGCGAAAAAGAGGTGTTCGGTTGCTATGGTGCCGTGATGAGTTTCAGGAAAGAGGCTGCCGTGGCTGCGGGCAAGATGGATGCGAGTTTCTTTTTGTTCTTTGAAGAGACGGAATGGTATTTCCGCCATAACCTGGCCGGTTTCAAGACGGTCTTTTGCCCCGATGCGAAAGTCTATCACGAACGTTCCATGACGACGGTGCGCTATTCTCCGCGGAAACTGTTCTATTCGGAACGGAATCGCTTGCGTACGGCAGTTCGCCTGTTGCCTTGGAGTGATGTGTTCAAGTTGCCGTTCCTCGGATTCGTTCGTTACCTAAAAATGGCAAAGGGAGGTGTCCCAGGCCAATCCGGTGACGGGAAAAAACTTTCGAAAGTTTCTATATGCACGGCTCTATTCAAAGCGTGGTTCCAGGCCTTCGTGATGTTGCCAAAGGAATTATTGATTCGCATGAAATACCGTCGTCAATTTGGTAAAGTCAGCGCAGTCGTCAGCAATATACTTAAGACGTATCCCGTTGATAAGTAA
- the plsY gene encoding glycerol-3-phosphate 1-O-acyltransferase PlsY, whose translation MLGSIPSAIWIAKLAKGRAFDIRDYGSKNAGLTNTFRVLGWKPALPVVFLDLVKGFLGPWIAMKLCEMQVAAGGADYSHWVPLVAGILVILGHSFTCFAGFRGGKGVLAALGVFLALCPITALTCFGVWVVLTASTKYVSVGSIGACIALAVISTLGYFEMPFPPEKINEGLWITCLLVAVFVIVKHKSNIKRLLNGTENGFGSKRKTPKA comes from the coding sequence TTGCTGGGGTCGATCCCCAGCGCGATCTGGATAGCAAAACTCGCAAAAGGCCGCGCGTTCGACATTAGGGACTACGGCTCCAAGAATGCGGGGCTCACTAATACGTTCCGCGTGTTGGGCTGGAAGCCGGCACTTCCTGTGGTGTTCTTGGATTTGGTCAAGGGTTTCCTGGGCCCTTGGATTGCCATGAAGTTGTGCGAAATGCAGGTGGCCGCCGGTGGCGCTGACTATTCGCACTGGGTTCCGCTGGTGGCGGGCATTCTCGTGATTCTCGGGCACAGCTTCACGTGCTTTGCCGGGTTCCGTGGTGGCAAGGGCGTGCTTGCCGCGCTAGGCGTGTTCCTGGCTCTTTGCCCGATCACAGCCCTCACTTGCTTTGGCGTGTGGGTCGTGCTGACGGCCTCGACGAAGTACGTTTCTGTCGGGAGTATCGGTGCTTGTATAGCTCTTGCCGTCATTTCGACGCTCGGCTATTTTGAAATGCCGTTCCCGCCGGAAAAGATTAACGAAGGCCTTTGGATTACGTGCCTTCTTGTGGCCGTTTTCGTGATTGTGAAGCACAAATCCAACATCAAGCGCCTTTTGAACGGCACCGAGAATGGATTTGGCAGCAAAAGGAAAACCCCGAAGGCGTAA
- a CDS encoding LamG-like jellyroll fold domain-containing protein — MRKQTAIFAIASVAIAGLFGCSSETESSTSPLATTVKTQLPGEVLSDDVLSDEVLSDEILSVNKLEAKAHLAKFRRSVVDSRRFKASTSEETENATIEIDSSLQNGNFAVDADVTVEDDSTYTVASAGVEDDAFAWIIQVEEGAVVYSWREDAGKEWHKFKTEKFCKKNGVNNVRVERAETMVVVFVNGEIVAAFDDEVKGSFKVKGTLTIGFDTKEEGKCHCENGHVEQIGVETVDEMDEELVIDTTDIVVEPQVVDSTEKPADEWIAEWNFNDSAAVGLDATGNGHDAAIGEGSVPSVDGIASFNGRSGFMVDLAEDLNINEFVVEARVKPTQFGTMQNIIVAEPPGRGVDGWQLRIDEGVLTVHLRDTDKDGDDWSIFPGKRMALGEWSEIRLERNADSVKLFQDGELTVAVAYVGDLTQMSYDWSIGYDGMQQAFHNRYFIGEMDYVRFGKFTSFSAGSVAASSERLLAAWEFNEPTFVGLDRMANNSTHYVVGSAGITDTAVILDGNSGLQVPLSKVFMRNTFAVEARVKPTQFGGMQNIVVAEPPGRYGDGWIVRLDSGALTVHFRDEEVDDTTWNVLKGAKLDLDEWTTIRVERTADSIKVFQDGNLTASAAAVGDVSQLGYNIGIGYDAMKQAINDRYFVGEIDYIRYYGL; from the coding sequence ATGAGAAAACAAACTGCGATTTTTGCTATAGCTTCTGTTGCAATAGCTGGATTGTTTGGTTGCTCTTCAGAGACGGAAAGTTCTACATCGCCTCTGGCTACAACGGTAAAAACACAACTGCCAGGCGAGGTCCTTTCGGACGATGTTCTTTCGGACGAAGTCCTGTCTGACGAAATTCTTTCGGTAAACAAACTTGAAGCAAAGGCCCATTTGGCTAAGTTTAGGCGTTCTGTGGTTGATTCCAGGCGCTTTAAGGCTTCAACGTCCGAAGAAACCGAAAATGCAACTATTGAAATTGACTCTTCGCTTCAAAATGGAAATTTTGCGGTTGATGCAGATGTGACGGTCGAAGATGATTCGACTTACACGGTTGCTTCTGCTGGTGTCGAAGACGATGCCTTTGCATGGATTATCCAAGTTGAAGAAGGTGCGGTCGTTTACTCCTGGCGCGAAGACGCAGGCAAGGAATGGCACAAGTTCAAAACCGAAAAGTTCTGCAAAAAGAACGGCGTCAACAATGTCCGTGTGGAACGTGCCGAAACGATGGTCGTTGTATTTGTGAACGGTGAAATTGTCGCTGCTTTCGATGATGAAGTCAAGGGCTCCTTCAAGGTTAAAGGTACGCTCACGATTGGTTTCGACACGAAAGAAGAGGGCAAATGCCATTGCGAAAACGGCCACGTGGAACAGATTGGCGTAGAAACCGTTGACGAAATGGATGAAGAACTCGTCATCGATACCACCGACATTGTTGTTGAACCCCAGGTGGTGGATTCCACGGAAAAGCCTGCTGACGAGTGGATCGCAGAATGGAATTTCAATGATTCCGCTGCTGTCGGCTTGGATGCAACCGGTAACGGCCATGATGCTGCCATTGGCGAAGGCTCTGTGCCGTCTGTAGATGGTATTGCCAGCTTTAACGGACGTTCTGGATTTATGGTGGATCTTGCCGAAGATCTCAATATCAATGAGTTTGTCGTTGAAGCCCGTGTGAAGCCGACCCAGTTCGGGACGATGCAGAACATTATCGTTGCCGAGCCTCCTGGAAGGGGCGTCGATGGCTGGCAGCTTCGCATTGACGAAGGTGTCTTGACGGTTCATCTGCGTGATACCGACAAGGATGGCGATGACTGGAGCATTTTCCCGGGCAAGAGAATGGCTCTTGGCGAGTGGAGCGAAATTCGCCTCGAACGCAATGCCGACAGTGTCAAGCTGTTCCAGGATGGCGAACTTACGGTTGCCGTTGCTTATGTGGGTGACTTGACGCAGATGAGCTACGATTGGAGCATCGGTTACGATGGTATGCAGCAGGCCTTCCATAACCGCTATTTCATTGGCGAAATGGATTACGTCCGCTTTGGCAAGTTCACTAGCTTTAGCGCTGGCTCTGTGGCCGCTAGCTCTGAAAGACTGTTGGCGGCTTGGGAATTCAATGAACCCACGTTTGTCGGGCTCGACCGCATGGCGAACAATTCTACGCATTACGTTGTCGGTTCCGCTGGTATTACCGATACTGCCGTTATTCTTGATGGTAATTCCGGCTTGCAGGTTCCGCTTTCTAAGGTGTTCATGCGCAATACCTTTGCCGTTGAAGCTCGCGTAAAGCCGACTCAGTTCGGCGGCATGCAGAATATCGTGGTGGCCGAACCTCCCGGACGCTATGGCGACGGCTGGATTGTCCGCCTGGATTCTGGTGCCTTGACGGTGCATTTCCGTGACGAAGAAGTTGACGATACGACTTGGAACGTCCTGAAGGGTGCAAAGCTTGATCTGGATGAATGGACTACAATCCGTGTCGAACGTACTGCCGATTCGATCAAGGTGTTCCAGGATGGCAATCTCACTGCGAGTGCCGCTGCTGTAGGCGACGTTTCTCAGTTGGGCTATAACATTGGCATCGGATACGATGCGATGAAGCAGGCTATTAACGATCGCTACTTTGTCGGCGAAATCGACTATATCCGCTACTATGGCCTGTAA
- the der gene encoding ribosome biogenesis GTPase Der, with translation MKLPVVCIIGRPNVGKSSLFNRILGRRAAVVSDRDGVTRDRHYQNANYKGHEFVVVDTGGFLPDDSIDVLADSVRKQIFNAVNESDLVLFMVDVRVGITKLDQQFARLVRKLDKKVILVANKSENQRDRQESYEFLKLGFGQPRTISALTGYACLSLLDEVIAVLPTPVLGERREERPIRFAILGRPNAGKSTLLNCLMREERAVVSDIPGTTRDSIDCDFVVDGQKFVVTDTAGLRKKAKVEDEVETFSNMRTLESIRRSDVSVLMVDCTRGMEIQDYRIITEIRKAGKGLVVVLNKWDILPNKNDKSFDHMVKDFLEREPMLEYVPIISISAKEGQRVNRVIQAIQTVYANCRRVLGRDRVAESFANFLQEKAPPSHNARVVALTRACQIMVEPPVIAIETRTPELVDESYKRYLLKKFYEEFQLQGAPLRLNFDQKLTLRKDEELAQFTESSNSVLAGVDPQRDLDSKTRKRPRVRH, from the coding sequence ATGAAATTACCCGTAGTTTGCATTATCGGACGTCCGAACGTAGGGAAGTCCTCCTTGTTTAACCGCATCCTTGGCCGCAGGGCCGCCGTGGTGAGCGACCGCGACGGTGTGACCCGCGACCGCCATTACCAGAATGCGAACTACAAGGGCCATGAGTTTGTCGTCGTGGATACCGGCGGATTCCTGCCGGATGATTCCATCGACGTCCTTGCGGATAGTGTCCGTAAGCAGATTTTTAATGCCGTAAACGAATCGGACCTGGTTCTTTTCATGGTGGATGTCCGCGTGGGCATCACCAAGCTCGACCAGCAGTTCGCCCGCCTTGTCCGCAAGCTCGACAAGAAGGTCATCCTGGTCGCGAACAAGAGCGAAAACCAGCGTGACCGTCAGGAAAGCTATGAATTCTTGAAGCTCGGCTTTGGCCAGCCCCGCACTATCAGTGCGCTGACGGGTTACGCCTGCCTGAGCCTTTTGGACGAGGTCATCGCCGTGCTGCCGACGCCTGTGCTCGGCGAACGCCGCGAAGAACGCCCCATCCGCTTTGCCATCCTTGGCCGCCCGAATGCCGGCAAGAGCACTCTGCTGAATTGCCTCATGCGCGAGGAACGCGCTGTGGTTTCCGATATTCCCGGAACGACCCGCGACTCCATCGATTGCGATTTCGTGGTGGACGGGCAGAAGTTCGTGGTGACCGATACGGCCGGGCTCCGCAAGAAGGCCAAGGTCGAAGACGAGGTGGAAACGTTCAGCAACATGCGCACGCTCGAAAGTATCCGCCGTTCCGACGTGTCTGTGCTGATGGTGGATTGCACCCGTGGCATGGAAATCCAGGATTACCGCATCATTACCGAAATCCGCAAGGCGGGCAAGGGTCTTGTGGTCGTCTTGAACAAGTGGGACATCCTTCCGAACAAGAACGACAAGTCCTTCGACCACATGGTGAAAGATTTCCTTGAACGCGAGCCGATGCTCGAATACGTGCCCATCATTTCGATAAGCGCCAAGGAAGGTCAGCGCGTGAACCGCGTCATTCAGGCCATCCAGACGGTCTATGCCAACTGCCGCCGCGTGCTGGGCCGCGACCGCGTTGCCGAAAGTTTTGCGAATTTCTTGCAGGAAAAGGCTCCCCCGAGCCACAATGCCCGCGTAGTTGCGCTGACCCGCGCCTGCCAGATTATGGTGGAGCCGCCCGTCATCGCTATCGAGACCCGTACCCCGGAACTGGTGGACGAGTCGTACAAGCGTTACTTGCTCAAGAAGTTTTATGAGGAATTCCAGCTGCAGGGCGCTCCCCTCCGCTTGAATTTCGACCAGAAGTTAACCCTCAGAAAGGATGAAGAACTTGCACAGTTTACTGAGTCTTCCAATAGCGTACTTGCTGGGGTCGATCCCCAGCGCGATCTGGATAGCAAAACTCGCAAAAGGCCGCGCGTTCGACATTAG
- the aroE gene encoding shikimate dehydrogenase — protein sequence MAFINGKTETLCIFGHPVAHSKSPAMHNALFGALGINAAYLPYAPEPENFADAIKGFRAMKFRGANVTIPYKTQFVDAETGEPRLVDELSPISRFTGSVNTLYWKDGIVGGTLCGTTTDPYGCIRNLEEQGVEPSNTTVALLGNGGAAKAIAYTLIEQHNKLTIVCRSREKGQALAKGLGDGVQVVTFSEFADVSANNKIIINATSVGMSPNIDESPLPAECLHSSQVVCDIVYTPPRTKLLQMAEAKGCKVVTGEGMLVHQGLESFKKWFPAETANQTTSFLVNIMRKGLQD from the coding sequence TTGGCTTTCATAAACGGAAAGACTGAAACGCTTTGCATCTTCGGGCACCCGGTCGCTCACAGCAAATCGCCCGCCATGCACAACGCCTTATTTGGCGCTCTCGGCATCAATGCGGCTTATTTACCCTACGCCCCCGAACCAGAAAATTTCGCAGACGCCATAAAAGGCTTCCGCGCCATGAAGTTTCGCGGCGCAAACGTTACCATACCGTACAAGACTCAATTCGTCGATGCAGAGACGGGGGAACCTCGACTCGTCGACGAACTCTCCCCGATTAGCCGCTTCACGGGCAGCGTGAACACGCTCTACTGGAAAGACGGAATTGTCGGTGGCACCCTTTGCGGAACGACAACCGACCCGTACGGCTGCATTCGTAACTTAGAAGAACAAGGCGTAGAACCAAGCAACACGACAGTCGCCCTGCTCGGGAACGGCGGTGCCGCCAAAGCCATCGCCTACACACTCATAGAACAGCATAACAAGCTCACCATCGTCTGTCGCAGCAGAGAAAAGGGCCAAGCGCTGGCCAAGGGGCTTGGCGATGGAGTCCAAGTGGTCACCTTCTCCGAATTTGCCGACGTGTCTGCCAACAACAAGATCATTATCAACGCGACATCGGTGGGCATGAGCCCCAACATCGACGAAAGCCCGCTCCCGGCAGAATGCCTGCACAGTAGCCAAGTGGTCTGCGACATCGTCTACACGCCTCCGCGTACAAAACTTTTGCAAATGGCCGAAGCCAAGGGATGCAAGGTTGTCACCGGCGAGGGCATGCTGGTCCACCAGGGCCTCGAAAGTTTCAAAAAGTGGTTTCCCGCAGAGACCGCAAACCAAACAACAAGTTTCCTCGTGAACATCATGCGCAAGGGATTACAGGATTAA